Proteins from one Orenia marismortui DSM 5156 genomic window:
- a CDS encoding polysaccharide biosynthesis protein, whose translation MKNLIIVGAGSAGKHIINEILKNNTKFNYNIIGFLDADKSKHHNIIKGYKVLGDHANIKYFIKQHKIDEIIIATTSINHKDLGKIYTEVKKQGVNVKVLPSFEELLLDKSFTKQLRKIRVEDLLGREPININSKDIHEYINSKVVIVTGAAGSIGSELCRQLVKYNPEKLVMLDINENDLYFLELYLKRHYKIKVYPEICNIREKGKLNYLFKKYQPDLVFHAAAHKHVPLMENNIGEAIKNNVFATRNLIEISDKYIVEKFVFISTDKAVNPTNIMGATKRLAELILEDKNKSSHTKYMAVRFGNVLGSNGSVIPLFKSLLKEGKDLTVTHKEVTRYFMTIPEAAQLVLEAGYIGKGGEVFVLDMGKPIKIIDLAKRMIELSGLNLGEDVDIKITGLRPGEKLYEELLYDVDYCKETQNEKIFIADIRNEDIKIKSGLKNLKKIVENFDRNKMKKKLKELVPTYKEANY comes from the coding sequence ATGAAAAACTTAATTATAGTCGGAGCTGGTAGTGCTGGAAAACATATAATTAATGAGATATTAAAGAATAATACAAAATTTAATTATAATATAATTGGTTTTCTAGATGCTGATAAAAGTAAACATCATAATATAATAAAAGGATATAAGGTATTAGGGGATCATGCTAATATTAAATACTTTATTAAGCAACATAAAATAGATGAAATTATTATAGCAACTACATCAATAAACCATAAGGATTTAGGAAAAATATATACTGAGGTGAAGAAACAAGGTGTAAATGTTAAGGTATTGCCCTCTTTTGAAGAATTATTGTTAGATAAGTCTTTTACTAAACAGTTAAGGAAAATTAGAGTAGAAGATTTATTAGGAAGAGAGCCTATTAATATTAATAGTAAAGATATACATGAATATATTAATTCTAAAGTAGTTATAGTTACAGGAGCTGCTGGATCAATTGGCAGTGAATTATGTAGACAGCTAGTCAAATATAATCCGGAAAAATTAGTTATGTTAGATATTAATGAAAATGATCTATATTTTCTAGAATTATACTTAAAGCGTCATTATAAAATCAAAGTTTATCCAGAAATCTGTAATATAAGAGAAAAAGGTAAATTAAATTATCTATTTAAAAAATATCAACCTGATTTGGTTTTTCATGCAGCTGCTCATAAGCATGTTCCTTTAATGGAGAATAACATAGGGGAAGCAATAAAAAATAATGTTTTTGCAACTAGAAACCTTATAGAAATTTCAGATAAATACATTGTTGAAAAATTTGTATTTATTTCTACCGATAAAGCTGTAAACCCTACAAATATTATGGGGGCAACTAAGCGATTAGCTGAATTAATTTTGGAAGATAAAAATAAATCTTCGCATACTAAATATATGGCTGTAAGATTTGGTAATGTACTTGGAAGTAATGGTAGTGTAATTCCTTTATTTAAATCTTTATTAAAAGAAGGAAAAGATCTAACTGTAACTCATAAAGAGGTAACAAGATACTTTATGACTATTCCAGAAGCAGCACAATTGGTATTAGAGGCTGGCTATATAGGAAAGGGCGGAGAGGTTTTTGTATTAGACATGGGGAAACCCATAAAAATAATTGATTTAGCAAAACGAATGATAGAGTTATCTGGCTTGAATTTGGGGGAAGATGTAGATATTAAAATAACTGGTTTAAGGCCAGGTGAAAAGTTATATGAAGAATTATTGTATGATGTGGATTATTGTAAAGAAACACAAAATGAAAAGATATTTATAGCAGATATAAGAAATGAAGATATCAAAATTAAATCAGGATTAAAAAATTTAAAAAAAATAGTTGAAAACTTTGATAGAAATAAGATGAAAAAAAAATTAAAAGAATTAGTACCAACTTATAAAGAAGCAAATTATTAA
- the fliB gene encoding flagellin lysine-N-methylase, producing the protein MAQIIYSKKIKKIVDLYDGLIVSCLEIKEGLEENQLDLIENKIKEIKIKLMNSLDVDELGELVETLYNIHQDINRLLIEFTYNRDLELLNKVINILQDLKDNLEVEFRYKALLPTYMKKFKCIASNCEESCCKGWRVLVDQDSYQLYQQIEDEGLKKTINNNIKINKSDENNSSYAYIKLKEDNSCPFLTKDELCNIHLKKGENYLCDTCAIYPRTTINLVDNILEVSATMSCPEIRRLALLNKSGIKFEYVNDYLFDRNVNINFNTEKIKDNNPKKYFKEIRSLSIGLLQNREYSLKERLIFLGIICNSLEKNIQNDKVEDISEVIDYYKMLNKNKFNFDISKISSKEDIQIQILNKIINMKINNNINNNYFSKLKEAIKGITIAGESLEESVNRYRESYRVYYKLFMQQHEYLLENYLVNYIFKNLFPLGSDKSLFDEYVLFIIHYSIIKMLLIGLSAFHKGLSVEVVIDLIGTFSRVLEHDSSYFKSVYEFIKENEFDTLAYMTVLIKN; encoded by the coding sequence ATGGCTCAAATAATCTATTCTAAAAAAATAAAAAAAATAGTTGATTTATATGATGGCTTAATTGTATCGTGTTTAGAGATTAAAGAAGGATTAGAAGAAAATCAGTTAGATTTAATTGAAAATAAGATAAAAGAGATTAAAATTAAATTAATGAATAGTCTAGATGTAGATGAATTAGGTGAATTAGTAGAAACTTTATATAATATCCATCAAGATATAAACAGACTATTAATTGAATTTACTTATAATAGAGATTTAGAATTACTGAATAAGGTAATTAATATTTTGCAAGATTTAAAGGACAATTTGGAAGTGGAATTTAGATATAAAGCATTACTTCCCACTTATATGAAAAAATTCAAGTGTATTGCTTCAAACTGTGAGGAAAGTTGCTGTAAGGGTTGGAGAGTATTAGTAGATCAAGATAGTTATCAACTTTATCAGCAGATAGAAGATGAAGGTTTAAAAAAAACTATAAATAATAATATAAAAATTAATAAATCTGATGAGAATAATTCTAGCTATGCATATATAAAATTAAAAGAAGATAATTCTTGCCCTTTTTTAACTAAAGATGAGTTATGTAATATACATTTAAAGAAGGGTGAAAATTATTTGTGTGATACTTGTGCTATATATCCCAGAACTACTATTAACTTAGTTGATAATATTTTAGAAGTTTCTGCAACTATGTCCTGTCCTGAAATAAGGAGATTAGCACTTTTGAATAAGAGTGGAATCAAATTTGAATATGTAAATGATTATCTGTTTGATAGAAATGTTAATATAAATTTCAATACAGAAAAAATTAAAGATAACAATCCTAAAAAATATTTCAAAGAAATAAGAAGTTTGTCTATAGGACTATTACAAAATAGAGAATATAGTTTAAAGGAAAGATTAATTTTCTTGGGGATTATATGCAATAGTTTAGAAAAGAATATTCAAAATGATAAGGTAGAAGATATATCAGAGGTTATAGACTATTATAAGATGTTAAATAAAAATAAGTTTAATTTTGATATATCAAAAATTTCTAGCAAAGAAGATATACAAATTCAAATCTTAAATAAAATTATTAATATGAAAATCAATAATAATATTAATAACAATTATTTCAGTAAATTAAAAGAAGCTATAAAAGGTATTACAATAGCTGGAGAAAGTTTAGAAGAATCAGTTAATAGATATAGAGAGTCTTATAGAGTTTATTATAAACTATTTATGCAGCAACATGAATATCTTTTAGAAAATTACCTTGTTAATTATATTTTTAAAAATTTATTTCCTTTAGGAAGTGATAAATCATTATTTGATGAGTATGTATTATTTATTATTCATTACTCTATAATAAAGATGTTACTAATTGGCTTATCTGCTTTTCATAAGGGTTTAAGTGTTGAAGTAGTGATAGATTTAATAGGAACGTTTTCCCGTGTTCTTGAACATGATTCTAGTTATTTTAAGAGTGTATATGAATTTATTAAAGAAAATGAGTTTGATACTCTTGCTTATATGACTGTTCTGATTAAAAATTAA
- the fliS gene encoding flagellar export chaperone FliS, protein MSINLNEQNLSQEEMLLMLYEGGINFCNQAKEKFISGEFQSANEKIKKVQAIVNELTVTLDIKKGGEIANNLYNLYEYINHRLIQANIRKDPEILKEVLSLLEELKAGWEDAFKKTKENNNTSD, encoded by the coding sequence ATGAGCATTAATTTAAATGAACAAAACCTGTCTCAAGAAGAAATGCTATTAATGTTATATGAAGGTGGAATTAATTTTTGTAATCAGGCTAAAGAAAAGTTTATAAGTGGTGAATTTCAGTCGGCAAATGAGAAGATAAAGAAAGTACAAGCAATTGTAAATGAATTGACAGTAACTTTAGATATCAAAAAGGGAGGAGAAATAGCAAATAACCTATATAATTTATATGAATATATAAATCATAGGTTAATCCAAGCAAATATTCGAAAAGATCCTGAAATACTTAAAGAAGTATTGAGTTTATTAGAAGAATTGAAAGCAGGGTGGGAAGATGCCTTTAAAAAAACAAAGGAGAATAATAACACTTCTGATTAA
- the fliS gene encoding flagellar export chaperone FliS, which translates to MSNKQYQKYKKSQYETASQEQLLIMLYNGAIKFGNQAKKAMEEGKIDLANNKLKRTQAIINELIVTLDMDKGGEIAQNLYSLYEYMNRRLVQSNIRKEPKIVDEVISLLEDLKESWMEVIKKLKQKKNNQNLSIQK; encoded by the coding sequence ATGTCTAATAAACAATATCAAAAATATAAAAAATCTCAATATGAAACTGCTAGTCAAGAACAGTTGTTAATTATGTTATATAATGGAGCTATTAAATTTGGAAACCAAGCTAAAAAGGCTATGGAAGAGGGGAAAATTGATTTAGCTAATAATAAATTAAAAAGGACACAAGCAATTATAAATGAATTAATAGTTACACTAGATATGGATAAAGGTGGAGAAATAGCTCAAAATTTGTATAGCTTATATGAGTATATGAATAGAAGACTAGTTCAATCTAATATTAGAAAAGAGCCAAAGATAGTAGATGAGGTAATTTCTTTACTAGAAGATTTAAAGGAAAGTTGGATGGAAGTAATAAAAAAACTAAAGCAAAAGAAAAATAATCAAAATCTGAGTATTCAAAAATAG